Proteins encoded in a region of the Triticum dicoccoides isolate Atlit2015 ecotype Zavitan chromosome 3A, WEW_v2.0, whole genome shotgun sequence genome:
- the LOC119270200 gene encoding RNA polymerase II subunit 5-mediating protein homolog, whose product MATAKKGTATPLASAFSPEETRRAVSRVAQAIADRRADLARVQGFFADNAALVNLVQRLPDELSHQIMVPFGGGAFFPGSLIHTNELLVLLGDGYYADRSAKQTTEILHRRGMELEAQMEAIKATISDLEAEAKFFESTAAEASEGLVEIREEYDEEDTEIISSKTEASSSSGGISDEEHARMMARFDELEMLEKEAGSTSEDEGDDDDDDGDDEDAGTSEDGEENGETLSYGNEHDNVSFGASVSGSGGNGQSQGNAQLKSALKKLGEKETLQGSSLAPSGSTSITNSEVQASLRKAVSFKDENGQIVSSSRYSSGPKVSSSRDRQILPGGQKAFTGSIVEHDEGLSVIEQPRSNDSEKPASSASSSRPMSRFKMQKGGR is encoded by the exons ATGGCAACGGCGAAGAAGGGGACGGCGACGCCGCTGGCCTCCGCGTTCTCGCCGGAGGAGACGAGGAGAGCCGTGTCCCGCGTGGCCCAGGCCATCGCCGACCGCCGCGCCGACCTCGCGCGCGTCCAGGGCTTCTTCGCCGACAACGCCGCCCTCGTCAACCTCGTCCAGCGCCTCCCCGACGAGCTCTCCCACCAAATCATG GTCCCCTTTGGCGGCGGCGCCTTTTTCCCTGGGAGCTTGATCCACACCAATGAGCTCCTG GTGCTTCTGGGGGATGGGTACTACGCTGATAGGTCTGCGAAGCAGACGACCGAGATACTGCACAGGAGGGGGATGGAGTTGGAGGCTCAAATGGAGGCCATCAAGGCAACCATCTCCGACCTCGAGGCTGAGGCCAAGTTCTTCGAGTCCACCGCTGCGGAGGCTTCG GAGGGTCTTGTTGAAATAAGGGAAGAATATGATGAAGAAGACACAGAAATAATTTCATCAAAAACAG AGGCTTCAAGTTCTTCTGGGGGCATATCAGATGAGGAACATGCTCGGATGATGGCTAGGTTTGATGAGCTTGAAATGTTAGAAAAGGAAGCTGGAAGTACTTCCGAAGATGaaggtgatgatgacgacgacgatggtgACGATGAAGATGCTGGAACAAGTGAGGATGGTGAGGAAAATGGGGAAACATTAAGTTATGGCAATGAGCATGACAATGTTAGTTTTGGTGCCTCAGTTTCTGGAAGTGGTGGTAATGGCCAGAGTCAAGGAAATGCCCAG CTGAAGAGTGCACTAAAGAAGCTAGGAGAGAAGGAAACACTACAAGGTTCTTCTCTTGCGCCATCAGGCAGTACCTCC ATAACAAACTCTGAAGTTCAGGCTTCGCTTAGAAAAG CTGTTTCTTTTAAAGATGAGAACGGGCAAATAGTTAGTTCATCAAGGTACTCTTCAGGACCCAAG GTTTCTTCATCTCGCGATCGGCAGATACTACCAGGTGGACAAAAG GCTTTCACGGGATCTATTGTTGAACACGATGAAGGTCTCTCAGTGATCGAACAACCAAGGAGTAATGATAGTGAGAAA CCTGCTAGTTCCGCTTCTTCTTCAAGGCCCATGTCTAGATTCAAGATGCAGAAGGGAGGACGCTGA